Proteins found in one Thermopolyspora flexuosa genomic segment:
- a CDS encoding FtsK/SpoIIIE domain-containing protein — MFKKLPGDEARNLVSTTPDTAVVFRPAVMNTPVSITLAIWLYRLVAGLARLVWRHPVALAVAATPVAACWLYGWHVTVAAVCMTTSALTAWATLHRSSFARLVGWRLLAWWRWVWVYRRHWQPVMVVSGLGRHLRGRDYLPALLKVRCDDWADHVTVRMLHGQAVKDWTDRADHLAHGFGAAGCRVSVARAGRLRLTFPRRDPLAVPLPAIPIPETPSVGPVEIGICEDGTPYRLKVHGTHVLIAGATGSGKGSYLWSVIRGLLPAMRSGLVQIWALDPKRMELSYGRELFDRYAADPADCADLLEAAVAVMQQRADRYAGVRRVHEPTAADPFILVIVDEVAFLTAYQSDKHLRARTIAALATLTTQGRAVGVGVLAALQDPRKEVMSIRNLFPDKIALRLDESEQVDMVLGEGARDRGALADHISPIPERGAGVGYVRLESSPDPIRVRAAYVSDADIRAMVAYAAGGGEGR; from the coding sequence ATGTTCAAGAAACTGCCTGGCGACGAGGCCCGCAACCTCGTCTCCACCACCCCAGACACGGCCGTGGTCTTCCGCCCGGCCGTCATGAACACCCCTGTCAGCATCACCCTGGCGATCTGGCTGTACCGGCTCGTCGCGGGCCTTGCCCGCCTGGTGTGGCGGCACCCGGTCGCCCTGGCCGTGGCGGCGACACCGGTCGCGGCCTGCTGGCTGTATGGCTGGCATGTCACCGTCGCCGCCGTCTGCATGACCACCTCGGCGCTGACCGCGTGGGCGACCCTGCACCGCTCCTCGTTCGCGCGGTTGGTCGGCTGGCGGCTGCTGGCCTGGTGGCGCTGGGTGTGGGTCTACCGGCGGCACTGGCAGCCGGTAATGGTCGTCTCCGGTCTGGGGCGGCACCTGCGCGGCCGCGACTACCTGCCCGCGCTGCTGAAGGTCCGCTGCGACGACTGGGCCGACCACGTCACCGTCAGGATGCTGCACGGCCAAGCGGTCAAGGACTGGACCGACCGCGCCGACCATCTGGCCCACGGCTTCGGCGCGGCAGGCTGCCGGGTGTCGGTTGCCCGGGCCGGTCGGCTCCGCCTGACCTTCCCGCGCCGGGACCCGCTGGCGGTTCCGCTGCCCGCCATACCCATCCCCGAGACCCCCTCGGTGGGGCCGGTGGAGATCGGCATCTGCGAGGACGGCACCCCCTACCGGCTGAAGGTGCACGGCACGCACGTGCTGATCGCGGGTGCGACCGGCTCGGGCAAGGGCTCCTACCTGTGGTCGGTGATCCGTGGCCTGCTGCCCGCGATGCGATCAGGCCTGGTGCAGATCTGGGCGCTCGATCCCAAGCGCATGGAGCTGTCCTACGGCCGGGAGCTGTTCGACCGCTATGCGGCCGACCCGGCCGATTGCGCCGACCTGCTTGAGGCCGCGGTGGCGGTGATGCAACAGCGCGCCGACCGCTACGCCGGGGTCCGCCGCGTGCACGAGCCGACCGCCGCCGACCCGTTCATCCTGGTGATCGTCGATGAGGTCGCGTTCCTGACCGCCTACCAGTCCGACAAGCACCTTCGCGCCCGGACCATCGCCGCCCTGGCCACGCTCACCACCCAGGGCCGCGCCGTCGGCGTCGGCGTGCTGGCCGCGCTGCAGGACCCGCGCAAGGAGGTCATGAGCATCCGCAACCTGTTCCCCGACAAGATCGCCCTGCGGCTGGATGAGTCAGAACAGGTGGACATGGTGCTCGGCGAGGGTGCCCGCGACCGGGGCGCGCTGGCCGACCACATCTCACCCATCCCCGAGCGCGGGGCCGGCGTGGGGTATGTGCGGCTGGAGTCCAGCCCTGACCCGATCCGGGTGCGCGCCGCCTACGTCTCCGACGCCGACATCCGCGCCATGGTCGCCTACGCCGCGGGTGGGGGTGAGGGCCGATGA
- a CDS encoding Rieske (2Fe-2S) protein: MSERTRRAVFTGTALAGAAAFLAQVIARVRPADAATSPERPVGRHAPGPVIARVRDIPVGGGKVIRGRYVVTRPRKRVFRVFDAACTHQGCPVADVRDGTIICPCHGSRFAITDGSVVAGPARRPLARMRFEIARGRIHLR; encoded by the coding sequence ATGTCCGAGCGCACCCGCCGTGCCGTCTTCACCGGAACCGCCCTCGCCGGCGCCGCCGCGTTCCTCGCCCAGGTGATCGCCCGGGTACGGCCGGCCGACGCGGCCACGTCCCCCGAGCGTCCCGTGGGGCGCCACGCCCCGGGCCCGGTGATCGCCCGGGTCAGGGACATCCCGGTGGGCGGCGGGAAGGTCATCAGGGGCAGATACGTGGTGACCCGGCCGAGAAAGCGGGTCTTCCGCGTCTTCGACGCCGCGTGCACCCACCAGGGCTGCCCGGTCGCCGACGTACGCGACGGCACGATCATCTGTCCCTGCCACGGCAGCAGGTTCGCGATCACCGACGGCTCCGTGGTGGCGGGCCCGGCGAGACGGCCCCTCGCCAGGATGCGGTTCGAGATCGCGAGGGGGAGGATCCACCTCCGCTGA
- a CDS encoding DLW-39 family protein, whose amino-acid sequence MKKLLVLALVALGGLLIWRKVQADRAELDLWTEATGSEN is encoded by the coding sequence GTGAAGAAGCTGCTCGTTCTCGCATTGGTCGCCCTTGGGGGCCTGCTCATCTGGCGGAAGGTGCAGGCCGACCGCGCCGAGCTCGACCTGTGGACCGAGGCCACCGGTAGCGAGAACTGA
- a CDS encoding GntR family transcriptional regulator, translating into MSFKYTPPKYAQLIAELERRIESGEYPPGSPLPSEHQLMAEFGMARPTVVKALGVLRDQGWIVTHQGKGRFVRGRPAIASGQQTRMGRELLDRKEAQVESSLLSAGPVPAPNRIAAYLNIEPKSPVVLRKILVTRDDEASEISSTWVPADVAEGTPLTGTDDLKQGVRRYVEAAAGIQLDHIVEHVTARNPTREECKLLGVKPSAALLAVYAVAREATGKPWVVVETVLPGDRHELEDAYPIK; encoded by the coding sequence ATGTCATTCAAATACACTCCTCCCAAGTACGCCCAGCTGATCGCCGAGCTTGAACGGCGCATCGAGTCAGGTGAGTATCCGCCCGGCTCGCCGCTGCCGAGCGAGCACCAGCTCATGGCGGAGTTCGGCATGGCGCGGCCCACGGTGGTCAAGGCGCTTGGCGTGCTCCGCGATCAGGGATGGATCGTCACCCATCAGGGCAAGGGTCGTTTCGTGCGCGGCCGTCCTGCCATCGCCTCCGGGCAGCAGACTCGTATGGGCCGGGAGCTGCTCGACCGCAAAGAGGCTCAGGTCGAAAGCTCGCTGCTATCGGCGGGGCCGGTGCCGGCACCCAACCGCATCGCGGCCTACCTCAACATCGAGCCCAAGTCACCAGTCGTTCTTCGTAAGATCCTCGTCACGCGCGATGACGAAGCATCTGAGATTTCCTCCACCTGGGTACCAGCCGACGTGGCCGAAGGTACCCCGCTGACAGGAACCGACGATCTCAAGCAGGGGGTGCGGCGCTACGTAGAAGCCGCGGCCGGTATCCAGCTGGACCACATCGTCGAGCACGTGACCGCCCGCAACCCCACTCGGGAGGAGTGCAAGCTCCTCGGCGTCAAGCCCTCTGCCGCCCTGCTGGCCGTCTACGCCGTCGCCCGTGAGGCGACCGGCAAGCCGTGGGTCGTCGTGGAGACGGTGCTTCCTGGCGATCGCCACGAGCTTGAGGATGCCTACCCGATCAAGTAA
- a CDS encoding helix-turn-helix domain-containing protein, with translation MKRLLTVQEAAERLNTSVRFIRRLVAERRIEFVKVGRHVRITEHALDAFVAAGTVPPLTAGNVARGVA, from the coding sequence ATGAAGCGACTTCTCACCGTCCAGGAAGCGGCCGAGCGGCTCAATACCTCGGTGCGGTTCATCCGGCGTCTGGTCGCAGAGCGGCGCATCGAGTTCGTCAAAGTCGGGCGGCACGTGCGCATTACCGAGCACGCCTTGGACGCCTTCGTCGCCGCCGGTACGGTGCCGCCGCTGACGGCCGGGAACGTCGCGAGGGGCGTTGCCTGA
- a CDS encoding HAD family hydrolase: MVVEQRDGDGVGSTPHTKLVCLDLAGTTVGDSAMVERAFAEAIATQGIVPGTGAYARAMVHVHRSRGRPELDIFRAIFPGNEAQAQAANLTFQRAYAGVIERSGLIPLPGTVEALEKLRGVGIKVALLSSFNRTTLSRILDVLEWTDKLDLALSPEDAGRGRPWPDMILTAVLRLGIDDVREVAVAGDSESHMLSGRRAGASIVAGLLTGNHSRERLLAGGATHIIDSIADFPSLLLDPTRTPPQPGPPG; encoded by the coding sequence ATGGTCGTCGAGCAACGCGACGGTGACGGCGTAGGCAGCACCCCGCACACCAAGCTCGTCTGTCTCGATCTGGCCGGCACCACGGTAGGCGACTCCGCCATGGTGGAGCGGGCGTTCGCCGAGGCGATCGCCACCCAGGGCATCGTCCCCGGGACCGGTGCGTACGCGCGCGCAATGGTGCACGTGCACCGCTCCCGGGGCCGCCCCGAACTCGACATCTTCCGCGCCATATTCCCCGGCAACGAGGCGCAGGCCCAGGCCGCGAACCTGACCTTCCAGCGCGCCTACGCGGGCGTCATCGAGCGTTCCGGCCTCATCCCTCTCCCGGGCACCGTCGAGGCCCTGGAGAAGCTGCGCGGCGTCGGCATCAAGGTCGCCCTGCTCAGCAGCTTCAACCGCACCACCCTCAGCCGCATCCTCGACGTGCTCGAGTGGACCGACAAACTCGACCTCGCCCTCAGCCCTGAGGACGCCGGCCGCGGCCGCCCCTGGCCGGACATGATCCTCACCGCCGTCCTCCGCCTCGGCATCGACGACGTACGCGAGGTCGCCGTCGCCGGCGACTCCGAAAGCCACATGCTCTCCGGCCGCCGCGCCGGCGCCTCCATCGTCGCCGGCCTCCTCACCGGCAACCACAGCCGCGAACGCCTGCTGGCCGGCGGCGCCACCCACATCATCGACTCGATCGCCGACTTCCCGTCCCTCCTCCTCGACCCCACCCGCACCCCTCCCCAGCCAGGCCCTCCCGGCTAG
- a CDS encoding AAA family ATPase: MTDIDPADARALAHALRRVYEAVSQRIDAENAASPLVQRVTGHIGCPLTDVVTVEEQYPAFEHAGLQIAIDRYLAAHSPDARWFGIVGADGGWESVTTTLLRAVSWGAATLGRPDYGTAPIGPDDTVEVVKLGMIPTFAPDGTPVVVGVFVREDFQPRCLLAVLAADHAAATAVREEIERLRREHNPLRGQVLSFSMSEHQDNGVVSFLPRPELSAEDVVLPEGRLEAIEEHVVGIGEAADLLREAGQHLRRGLLLYGPPGTGKTHTTRYLMSRMRESTVVVITGPAMARIDQAVALARAMQPSMVIIEDVDLIAESRDHFETSPLLFSLLDAMDGTSGDADVTFVLTTNRPEVLEKALIQRPGRVDLAVEIPLPDARARERLIRLYARNRPIEADLAAVVAATEGVTASYIRELLRRVILLAIRANEHTLRDEHFTAALEAMSGAGQALTRALLGGREGRARLAEAEEPFEPVGPDDLAGLDEDGETDGAVPAGPRDRRKPARLHPPAC, from the coding sequence ATGACCGACATCGATCCGGCCGACGCCCGCGCCCTCGCCCACGCCCTTCGTCGCGTCTACGAGGCGGTCTCGCAGCGCATCGACGCGGAGAACGCGGCATCGCCCCTGGTGCAGAGGGTGACGGGCCACATCGGGTGTCCGCTCACCGATGTGGTCACGGTCGAGGAGCAGTACCCTGCGTTCGAGCACGCCGGGCTCCAGATCGCCATCGACCGCTACCTGGCGGCGCACAGCCCCGACGCCCGCTGGTTCGGGATCGTCGGCGCCGACGGTGGCTGGGAGAGCGTCACCACCACGCTGCTCAGGGCGGTGAGCTGGGGCGCCGCCACGCTCGGACGGCCCGACTACGGCACCGCGCCGATCGGCCCGGACGACACCGTCGAGGTCGTGAAGCTGGGCATGATCCCCACCTTCGCCCCAGACGGCACCCCGGTGGTCGTCGGCGTCTTCGTCAGGGAGGACTTCCAGCCGCGGTGCCTGCTCGCCGTCCTCGCCGCCGACCACGCCGCGGCGACCGCCGTACGTGAGGAGATCGAGCGGCTGCGGCGCGAGCACAATCCGCTCCGCGGGCAGGTGCTCAGCTTCTCGATGAGCGAGCACCAGGACAACGGGGTCGTCAGTTTCCTGCCGCGGCCGGAGCTGAGCGCCGAGGACGTCGTGCTGCCCGAGGGCCGGCTGGAGGCGATCGAGGAGCACGTCGTCGGCATCGGCGAGGCGGCCGACCTGCTCCGCGAGGCCGGGCAGCACCTGCGGCGCGGCCTGCTGCTGTACGGCCCGCCGGGCACCGGGAAGACGCACACCACCCGGTACCTGATGAGCCGCATGCGCGAGAGCACCGTCGTGGTCATCACGGGTCCGGCGATGGCGAGGATCGACCAGGCCGTCGCGCTCGCCCGCGCCATGCAGCCGTCGATGGTGATCATCGAGGACGTCGACCTGATCGCCGAGAGCCGCGACCACTTCGAGACGAGCCCGCTGCTGTTCTCCCTGCTCGACGCGATGGACGGCACCTCCGGGGACGCCGACGTGACCTTCGTGCTCACCACCAACCGGCCGGAGGTGCTGGAAAAGGCCCTCATCCAGCGTCCGGGCCGGGTCGACCTGGCGGTGGAGATACCCCTGCCCGACGCCCGGGCACGGGAGCGCCTCATCCGCCTGTACGCGCGCAACCGCCCGATCGAGGCGGACCTCGCCGCGGTGGTCGCGGCGACCGAAGGCGTCACCGCGTCCTACATCAGGGAACTGCTGCGCCGCGTCATCCTGCTCGCCATCCGCGCGAACGAGCACACCCTGCGCGACGAGCACTTCACCGCGGCGTTGGAGGCGATGTCGGGGGCCGGCCAGGCGCTCACCCGCGCCCTGCTCGGCGGCCGCGAGGGCCGGGCCCGCCTCGCCGAGGCCGAGGAGCCGTTCGAACCCGTCGGCCCGGACGACCTGGCGGGCCTCGATGAGGACGGAGAGACGGACGGAGCCGTTCCCGCCGGGCCCAGGGACCGGCGCAAGCCCGCCCGGCTCCATCCGCCCGCCTGCTGA
- a CDS encoding tyrosine-type recombinase/integrase, producing the protein MANKKGHRRFGNIRKLPSGRYQIRYPGPDGRMRTGQTTYATKTDADRALTLIEAQIISGDWTDPDRGKVRLGDYARRWIKERPGLRPKTIDLYTWLLERHIAPTLGGVAVGKLTTQMIRTWRSELLDSGVSVSTAAKAYRLLRAVLMTAVEEDKLLSRNPCRIKGADNEQTPERPVLSVAQVFELADRMADRRFRALILLATFASLRWGEVTALQRCDIDLAARTVRVRHQLVELTSGKLILGPPKSRAGKRIVSIPAVIIPALEEHLATYVDDVPDAFVFLGARGGFLRGGNFRREAKWAEALKEMGLTGLHFHDLRHTGNTLAAQSGASLADLKARMGHDSDRAALIYQHATRRADQMIADALSARIEAERRERNGGSLPGPPASEG; encoded by the coding sequence ATGGCGAATAAGAAGGGTCACCGGCGTTTCGGCAACATCCGCAAACTGCCCTCGGGCCGCTACCAGATTCGCTACCCCGGCCCGGATGGACGGATGAGGACCGGCCAGACCACGTACGCCACCAAGACGGACGCCGATCGCGCGCTCACGCTGATCGAGGCTCAGATCATTTCCGGTGACTGGACCGACCCAGACCGTGGCAAGGTCCGGCTCGGCGACTACGCACGACGGTGGATCAAGGAACGGCCCGGCCTTCGGCCGAAAACGATCGATCTGTACACGTGGCTGCTGGAACGCCACATCGCGCCCACCCTCGGCGGGGTCGCGGTCGGCAAGCTCACCACCCAGATGATCCGCACCTGGCGGAGTGAGCTACTGGACAGCGGCGTTTCGGTGTCGACGGCGGCCAAGGCGTACCGGCTGCTGCGGGCCGTGCTGATGACGGCCGTGGAAGAGGACAAACTATTGAGCCGCAACCCCTGCCGGATCAAGGGGGCGGACAACGAGCAGACGCCGGAACGCCCCGTTCTCTCCGTCGCCCAGGTCTTCGAGCTGGCCGACCGTATGGCCGATCGGCGTTTCCGGGCGCTGATTCTGCTGGCCACCTTCGCGAGCCTGCGCTGGGGCGAGGTGACCGCGCTGCAGCGTTGCGACATCGACCTGGCGGCGCGGACGGTGAGGGTTCGCCACCAGCTTGTGGAGCTGACCAGCGGAAAGCTGATCCTCGGTCCGCCCAAGTCCCGGGCCGGGAAACGCATCGTCAGTATTCCGGCCGTCATCATTCCGGCGCTGGAAGAGCACCTCGCCACGTACGTCGACGACGTGCCGGACGCGTTCGTATTCCTCGGCGCGCGGGGCGGATTCCTCCGCGGTGGCAATTTCCGGCGGGAGGCGAAATGGGCGGAGGCGCTGAAGGAAATGGGGCTGACCGGCCTGCACTTTCACGACCTTCGCCACACCGGGAACACGCTGGCCGCGCAGAGCGGTGCGAGCCTGGCCGATCTCAAGGCGCGGATGGGGCACGACAGTGACCGGGCGGCGCTGATCTACCAGCACGCGACGCGGCGTGCCGACCAGATGATCGCCGATGCGCTGAGCGCGCGGATCGAGGCCGAGCGTCGGGAGCGGAACGGCGGGAGCTTGCCCGGCCCGCCCGCCTCAGAAGGCTAA
- a CDS encoding plasmid replication, integration and excision activator — translation MALRGPIPISFDQIFPYGCYAVGEVEPVKDFEASSNGRFVQARDKQTGELVWQIAVMDADPSLKAAQKTVAVKILAPAQPVLPAPVAGVPFTPVEFDGLTVTPYVNGSGRLAYSIRAREMRAPRAHAKAGNSKEAAA, via the coding sequence ATGGCTCTTCGGGGACCCATTCCGATCAGCTTCGACCAGATCTTCCCGTACGGCTGCTACGCCGTGGGTGAGGTCGAGCCGGTCAAGGATTTCGAGGCGTCGAGCAACGGCCGCTTCGTCCAGGCGCGGGACAAGCAGACTGGCGAACTCGTCTGGCAGATCGCCGTAATGGACGCCGATCCGTCGCTGAAGGCGGCCCAGAAGACCGTAGCCGTCAAGATCCTCGCTCCGGCTCAGCCAGTGCTACCAGCCCCGGTGGCAGGCGTGCCGTTCACGCCGGTCGAGTTCGACGGGCTGACCGTGACTCCGTACGTCAACGGGTCCGGAAGGCTCGCCTACTCCATCCGGGCTCGGGAGATGCGCGCTCCTCGCGCTCATGCCAAGGCAGGGAACAGCAAGGAGGCCGCGGCGTGA
- a CDS encoding replication initiator, which translates to MTLQVPRSVRQAMPLAREVVEHIAIDYGVCIRPVPMRRIDTHTGKSEIIDVPCGATLETVCPSCAKRNRQLRMAQCREGWHLETEPVITPNQPSEHQRHLVELRADLQAWRDAAQAAGEPTEDFDGAITDLDAEINAAGLRGNVLGRSVPKRTRSTRRRQDAPDLPKRKRASTTLGRTFTAPDGKVYRPSMFITLTLPSYGRVRDGVPVDPEEYDYARAARDALHFSKLIDRFVQNLRRVAGYDVQYFATVEPQRRLAPHLHMAVRGTLPRAEIRQIAAATYHQVWWPAADRVVYDGDHLPVWDEKAGYVDPDTGEVLPTWDQALDALDADPDAKPLHVIRFGPQMDVQGVLAGSKDADQCIRYLSKYLTKSIGDAANPADAAQAEHAARLVEALRYEPCSPSCPNWLRYGIQPKNARAGMRPGCCRGKAHKPEHLGYAGRRVLVSRKWSNKTLAEHRQDRRAWVLEALGLSEEEAADPHRYTWRPVSRNERDVPPLAVRLLRAVAERQRWRAAMQRLQARAEGRTLQDLSATSAADRGRAA; encoded by the coding sequence ATGACCCTGCAGGTGCCACGGTCGGTACGGCAGGCGATGCCGCTGGCCCGGGAGGTCGTCGAGCACATCGCCATCGACTACGGGGTGTGCATCCGCCCGGTGCCGATGCGGCGCATCGACACCCACACGGGCAAGTCCGAGATCATCGACGTCCCCTGCGGGGCGACCCTGGAGACCGTGTGCCCGTCCTGCGCGAAGCGCAACCGGCAGCTTCGCATGGCCCAGTGCCGCGAGGGCTGGCACCTGGAGACCGAACCGGTCATCACCCCGAATCAGCCCAGCGAGCATCAGCGGCACCTGGTCGAGCTGCGGGCCGACCTGCAGGCCTGGCGGGATGCGGCCCAGGCGGCGGGCGAGCCCACCGAAGATTTCGACGGCGCGATCACCGACCTGGATGCCGAAATCAACGCCGCGGGCCTGCGCGGCAACGTCCTAGGCCGGTCGGTGCCGAAGCGCACCCGTTCGACCCGGCGCCGCCAGGACGCGCCGGACCTGCCCAAGCGCAAGCGGGCCAGCACGACGCTGGGCCGGACGTTCACCGCGCCGGACGGCAAGGTCTACCGGCCGTCGATGTTCATCACCCTCACCCTCCCCTCCTACGGCCGGGTCCGCGACGGCGTCCCGGTCGATCCGGAGGAGTACGACTATGCGCGGGCTGCCCGGGACGCGCTGCACTTTTCCAAGCTGATCGACCGGTTCGTGCAGAACCTGCGCCGGGTGGCCGGGTACGACGTGCAGTACTTCGCCACCGTTGAGCCGCAGCGGCGGCTTGCCCCGCACCTGCACATGGCCGTCCGGGGCACCCTGCCTCGGGCGGAGATCCGGCAGATCGCCGCGGCCACCTATCACCAGGTCTGGTGGCCTGCGGCCGACCGGGTCGTCTACGACGGCGACCACCTGCCGGTCTGGGATGAGAAGGCCGGCTATGTCGATCCGGACACCGGCGAGGTGCTGCCCACCTGGGACCAGGCCCTGGATGCGCTCGACGCCGACCCGGACGCCAAGCCGCTGCACGTGATCCGCTTCGGCCCGCAGATGGATGTCCAAGGCGTGCTCGCCGGGTCCAAAGATGCCGACCAGTGCATCCGCTACCTGTCCAAGTACCTGACCAAGTCCATCGGCGACGCCGCCAACCCGGCCGATGCGGCCCAGGCCGAGCACGCCGCAAGGCTGGTCGAGGCACTGCGGTACGAACCCTGCTCGCCGAGCTGCCCCAACTGGCTGCGCTATGGCATCCAGCCCAAAAACGCCCGCGCCGGGATGCGCCCCGGCTGCTGCAGGGGCAAGGCGCACAAGCCCGAGCACCTGGGCTATGCGGGCCGCCGCGTGCTGGTGTCGCGCAAGTGGTCGAACAAGACCCTCGCCGAGCACCGGCAAGACCGGCGGGCCTGGGTGCTGGAAGCCCTCGGGCTGTCGGAGGAGGAGGCGGCCGACCCGCACCGCTACACCTGGCGCCCGGTCTCCCGCAACGAGCGGGACGTCCCACCGCTCGCCGTACGCCTCCTGCGGGCCGTCGCCGAGCGCCAGCGCTGGCGCGCGGCCATGCAACGGCTACAGGCCAGAGCCGAAGGACGCACCTTGCAAGATCTTTCGGCAACGTCGGCAGCCGATCGAGGGAGGGCGGCATGA